The sequence atgctcgaggttcgctcatctctagacataacatcaccaactttacagagacctgaacacgccgtttgcagggaaaatgcactataggtgtgttTCACATAATAAGtgactattatggtgcgtttacacaggcagatttatctgacagatttttgaagccaaagccaggaacagaccataagcagggaatgggtcataaaggaaagactgagatttctcctcttttccaatccattcctggttttggcttccaaaatctgtcagataaatctgcctgtgtaaatgcaccatcagtcattcataacttttgttgggcaataacatatcttaaaattattttggcGGACTTCCCTGTTAAGCAGATTTGCTCTTTAACTTATTCTATCCCCAGGGGCCAGCCAGGATGAAGCCATGTTTGTCCACGCTCAGTCATATGAGGACCTCACCAAAGAGGTGGAGGAGACCGGCTCTGGGAATGGTGGACCAGAGGAGGAAATGGAGAACATGGAGGAGATCACTCAGGACTTCAGCAAGCTCAGTACACAGTTGAGTGTAAGCTCCACCCATGGTGAGGAACAGGACAAGGGGGTAGGTCCCCAGTTTGGGGACATGGATCCTGCACCGTCCGTAAGCCAAGAAGATGATGGAGAATTGCATCCACTGGATGAGTGGTACCAACACCAGAAGCATGTGTTTGTGCTGAGTGAAGCAGGGAAACCAGTGTATTCTCGCTACCAGTCAGAGGAGGCTCTGTCCAGTACGGCCGGAGTCATGATGGCACTTGTGTCATTTCTGGAGACGGACAAAAATGCCATCCGGTCCATCCATGCAGGTACTGACCTGTGTAGTCCTGATCTGTAATCCTTTACTCCTCTGAAAGGCTACGGAGCAGTATAAGGCAGGGGCCACACTTTGTTTTTGTGATCTACGTTTAACGCGCATGTTAAACGTATAAAAACTTATGGGTTAACACAGCTATTGACTCTATAGGGAAACATTTTTTGGCAAAATGACACCTCTCTATCTATCATTCTGGTGATACAGTATTGCCACAGTTCCTATTTGGCACTCTGTACAAGTAGACATTCAGtactctgggaaagctgggtgacagcccctgtaaggctgcattcacacgttccatgttcctcactgaacacggatgtggaatgcatgtaactgattctccccccgcccgggcagcaactgtgataagatgctgggagcgggggaactgtattcatatgcatcatgctgtaatgaatcagccatgcggctatgtcattacagcgtggcgcatatctgtacagttcctgtttcaagcattccacgtccgtgttccgtgcggaacaaggaacgtgtaaatgcagccttagggtgcgttcacacctacaggatctgcagcagatttgatgctgtgttcagttatttaaatgaaatctgctgcagaaaatcagctgcagatcctgtaggtgtgaacgcaccattatggtgcgtttacacaggcagatttatctgacagattttttaagccaaagccaggaacagaccataaacagggaatgaatcataaaggaaagactaagatttctccttttttcaaatacattcctggttttggcttccaaaatctgtcagataaatctgcctgtgtaaacgcaccattaggctgggcCTACATGGTGACTCCTGATTGCATAACCAGTAATCAGTGTGTTGCACTACCCTTTCACTCATTCAAGGATGGATTTTCTGCAGCTGGAGTAATGCAGTTGCCTGTGTGTCACAGTAAGACCCCATTCACTTGTACAAGGGGTTGTGTGGCCGAGAATTGACGTATAGCCAGAGccgttgtcacccagctttttcagAAACAAATGTTGGTGAGAATTGTTCACAGACAGGTGCATCAAAAATTAGCAACTTTTGGTTCCTGGTTTGCCATCCAAATAATAAATGTGTGCGTCAGTGTGGGATATATTTATGGCTCATCCTATAGACAATGTTCATTTATTATCTGTGACTTTTTAGTCTTTGTGCAAGTCTACACAACCTCTGAACAGTCGTACTTGTAAGTTTTCCGTGCGACTGTGTGATTTGTGCCGCACACACTTGTAAATTATGCACATGCTACATAAAAACTTACACTGCAAATGAAAAATTCCCTTCTATATCCGTATGACATAATACCTTTCTCTGGCAGATGGCTACACGGTGGTGTTTGTTCGGCGCTCCCCGCTGGTACTGGTCTCAGTGTCTCATACTCGGCAATCGGAACAAGAGATTGCACAGGAGCTGCTGTATGTATACTACCAGATTGTCAGCTTGGTTACTGGGACTCAGCTTCATCACCTCTTTCAGCAGCGACCCAGTTACGACCTGCGCCGACTGCTCTCTGGTTCTGAGCGTATTACAGACAACCTTCTCAACTCCATGGACACTGACCCTAGTTTCCTCCTTGCTGCCGTCCGCTGTTTACCTTTAGCCTCAGGGTTGCGGGATACTGTCACATACTGTCTCCAGCAAGCTAAGGCCAAGAGCCTAGTCTTCTCTATCCTAATGTCCAGGCAGCAGCTGGTCACCCTGGTCAGGAAGAAGGACCAGTATCTGCATCCCATTGACATCCACCTGCTCTTCAACTTGGTAACATCATCCAGCTCTTTCAGGGAAGGCGAGGCCTGGACCCCTGTGTGTCTTCCAAAGTTTAACCCATCTGGTTTCTTCCATACACATATCTCATACCTGAGCCACAAGCCAGAGCTGCTCCTCCTAATGGTGTCAACTGACCGCGAGGACTTCTTCACTGTCTCTGACTGCAAGAGAAAGATAGTGGAGCGCCTGGAGAAAAGAGGAGCATGGGCATCACTGAAGGAAGCTCTGGGGGCCTCGCTTTACTATGTTGCACAAGTTGGGATCCCAGAATTGAGACATTTCCTATACAAATCCAAGAGCTCCGGACTCTTCACCAGGTGAGAAGGATTAACTTGACGGATCTGCAAATGCACTGGAGATCAGTATCGCCCACTCCGTTGCTTTCTGTAGGTAGACATGGCCTCTGAGCAGGATTTTCCAGTGTTTTGTAACGGAACCTTTATCACTGATTGCAGACTTCTGGAacttaaagtaacactgtcaccccctttttgcattctgacatctctacacaagtgtaaagggtaaatttagcagttttcatacctcattttatatcttacatcatggtgcttgttcaagtaaaaagggatcttttatgaactgcagattgtgttaagtgggcggggcttcgcggcattagcgccacttagccccgcccacaatgccaccattggccctgcccccttaaggtcattggtgggccgacctagagggggtggggcctagacctttaggccagcctgttccaatggctttTGAGGGGGACGGGGCCaatggtggcattgtgggcggggctaagtggcactaatgctgcgaggcccgcccacttaacataatctgcagctgataaaagatgactttttacttgaacaagcaccatgacgtatgatataaaataaggtatgaaaaacgctaaatttaccctttacacctgtgtagagatgtcagaatgcacaaagggggtgacagtgtcacttcaagAGGAATTTTATTAAGATTAGTGTAttttaaacttattttttttaaagactagGATCTCACTCTGTTGAGAGAATTTACAGCCGGTTGGTCCGTTCAAGAACGGATACTAGCTGATGCAGATGGACACCCAAGAGTTCCTATAGACTACAGGGGGGTCCAACAGGTAATCATTTATTTTGTTGGATTTTAGCTGGCAAAAAATTACTGCTTGCAGTATTTTATTCTTTTGTCTGCTCAGATTCTGCAAAATAAACAGAACTTCCGATAAAGCTCCCCCATGTATTAAGGCAGGCCTCTTAATAAATTTGTAACATCTTTCTCACTCTTTGTCATCTTTTCCAGGTATAAGCTGGAGTAGTTATGTTAAATCCACCAGGCTGTGAGAGACCATGTTCCCTTCTGCTAAGCCTCATCCACTTATTCACAGAAGTGCCATAGGCAGGGTGGAAAGTTGCAAAGCTGAGGATATTCTACAATTTTATTTGGTGTAGTTTATCCTTTTGTAAGGCTGAGTTGACATTTCTGTTGGGAGCATCGGTCTGAAAGGCCAGATGGTCCAATAACATGGTTTCAATAAAAGACGCTAACTGGTTCAAAAGGATACCTGAGaaatccattgacttcaatgggattcatTGGGTTTCCAGCTGGTGCCCATTTATTTTGCAGCCTTTTGTCCTATTAGATCCTGCAAAATTAACAGAACTTTCAAAGGAGCTTAGTGGAAATGTGAACCTCACCTTAGGTCAACAGACTTGACTGCAAACTGAAAAATTTtacctgcattaaaggggttatccagcgctacaaaaacatggcaacttttccccctcctcttgtctccagtttgggtggggttttgaaactctgttccattgaagtaaatggaggttaattacaaaccacacctaaactggagacaagagtagggggaaaagtggccatgtctttgtagcgctggataacccctttagtacaTGTAAGGACTTGTCACACAGTTTTCTCCGATCAATTGGAACCAGTACAATGGAGTCTTATCCTGAAGCCCCCTCTTAATTTAGAGGGAGCCTCAGAATAGCACTGTGCAGAAAAGTGACATCACTTATTTTTCCAGAAAGTTttccatctcccattgactttagtaGAAGATGTTTTTAAGATTAAACCATAGTGCTCCTGAGAATGAAATCATTGTGGTCTCCACATCAGAAACCATATGGTTTTTGACCATATCCCTAACAAACTATTAAGTCAAAGGTTTTAGCGGTTTATTCAGTTTAGGCTCCTAGATTATTTTGGATAGCTGTTTGAGCTGGACTAAGTAGGTTAGGGTTTTCAGTTCACTGACTGCAAGTAGAAAATGAAACACAAATTCGACAGGGTGATTCAAAAAGTATGGTGCAAGAATAAAGACCTTTAGTTTAAGTAAGTGGTAAATGGTTGAAAATCAAAGCAAAACTGGCATAGTTTTC is a genomic window of Dendropsophus ebraccatus isolate aDenEbr1 chromosome 4, aDenEbr1.pat, whole genome shotgun sequence containing:
- the MON1A gene encoding vacuolar fusion protein MON1 homolog A isoform X1; this translates as MPGSVVLAQAKKLSVVRSVHELMASDVDKKLQWETATSTVVSSLSVEQGNDRSESPAPTLIQGTEPGASQDEAMFVHAQSYEDLTKEVEETGSGNGGPEEEMENMEEITQDFSKLSTQLSVSSTHGEEQDKGVGPQFGDMDPAPSVSQEDDGELHPLDEWYQHQKHVFVLSEAGKPVYSRYQSEEALSSTAGVMMALVSFLETDKNAIRSIHADGYTVVFVRRSPLVLVSVSHTRQSEQEIAQELLYVYYQIVSLVTGTQLHHLFQQRPSYDLRRLLSGSERITDNLLNSMDTDPSFLLAAVRCLPLASGLRDTVTYCLQQAKAKSLVFSILMSRQQLVTLVRKKDQYLHPIDIHLLFNLVTSSSSFREGEAWTPVCLPKFNPSGFFHTHISYLSHKPELLLLMVSTDREDFFTVSDCKRKIVERLEKRGAWASLKEALGASLYYVAQVGIPELRHFLYKSKSSGLFTSPEMTAPYNTEGEQKRLVSLYQYLHGRAHCSSHPLTTIYHMGPQENILAWVTEAFELYVCFSPLATKSSAVNGVSRLLRWIRKEEEKLFILSSPTY
- the MON1A gene encoding vacuolar fusion protein MON1 homolog A isoform X2 → MASDVDKKLQWETATSTVVSSLSVEQGNDRSESPAPTLIQGTEPGASQDEAMFVHAQSYEDLTKEVEETGSGNGGPEEEMENMEEITQDFSKLSTQLSVSSTHGEEQDKGVGPQFGDMDPAPSVSQEDDGELHPLDEWYQHQKHVFVLSEAGKPVYSRYQSEEALSSTAGVMMALVSFLETDKNAIRSIHADGYTVVFVRRSPLVLVSVSHTRQSEQEIAQELLYVYYQIVSLVTGTQLHHLFQQRPSYDLRRLLSGSERITDNLLNSMDTDPSFLLAAVRCLPLASGLRDTVTYCLQQAKAKSLVFSILMSRQQLVTLVRKKDQYLHPIDIHLLFNLVTSSSSFREGEAWTPVCLPKFNPSGFFHTHISYLSHKPELLLLMVSTDREDFFTVSDCKRKIVERLEKRGAWASLKEALGASLYYVAQVGIPELRHFLYKSKSSGLFTSPEMTAPYNTEGEQKRLVSLYQYLHGRAHCSSHPLTTIYHMGPQENILAWVTEAFELYVCFSPLATKSSAVNGVSRLLRWIRKEEEKLFILSSPTY